A portion of the Bubalus kerabau isolate K-KA32 ecotype Philippines breed swamp buffalo chromosome 1, PCC_UOA_SB_1v2, whole genome shotgun sequence genome contains these proteins:
- the LOC129650418 gene encoding olfactory receptor 8S1-like — protein MALGNHSTMMELILLGLSSDPHIQALLFVLFLLVYLLTLTGNIMMLVIRADSHLHTPMYYFLSHLSFLDLCFSSVTVPKMLENLLSKRKTISVESCLAQLFFVFITAGTEAYLLSVMAYDRYVAICQPLLYGQVVSQQWYVLLVWGSWSVGILNTLINVPLAMKMDFCDTHIIPHCSCELPSLFLLSCSDVSTNLIVMFWSLIPHGLVTSLSIFFSYACIVSSILSITSTSGRSKAFSTCSSHLTTVISFYASGFLRYFTPTSGSSLELVFSMLYSVVIPRRNPLIYSRRNKEVKAALQRISGKYLQCF, from the coding sequence ATGGCCTTGGGAAACCACAGCACCATGATGGAATTGATCCTCCTCGGGCTGTCTAGTGATCCGCATATCCAGGCTCTGCTCTTTGTGCTGTTCCTGCTGGTTTACCTCCTGACCTTGACAGGAAACATAATGATGCTGGTAATCAGGGCTGATTCTCACcttcacacccccatgtactactTCCTGAGTCACCTCTCCTTCTTAGAcctctgtttctcttctgttaCTGTGCCGAAGATGTTGGAAAACCTCCTTTCTAAAAGGAAAACCATCTCAGTAGAGAGCTGTCTGGCTcagcttttctttgtgtttatcacTGCAGGGACTGAAGCCTATCTACTCTCAgtcatggcctatgaccgctatgtcgCCATCTGCCAGCCACTACTCTATGGCCAGGTGGTGAGTCAACAGTGGTATGTACTGCTTGTGTGGGGTTCATGGAGCGTGGGCATTCTGAACACACTCATCAATGTCCCTCTGGCAATGAAAATGGACTTCTGTGATACCCATATCATTCCACACTGTAGTTGTGAACTGCCCTcgctcttccttctctcttgctCAGATGTTTCCACCAACCTCATTGTCATGTTCTGGTCCCTCATCCCACATGGCCTTGTAACGTCCCTCTCAATCTTCTTCTCTTACGCCTGCATAGTCTCCAGCATCTTGAGCATCACCTCTACCTCTGGCAGAAGCAAAGCTTTTTCTACATGCTCCTCCCACCTCACCACAGTAATCTCATTCTATGCTTCAGGTTTTCTCCGTTATTTCACGCCAACCTCAGGATCCTCTCTGGAGCTGGTCTTCTCCATGCTGTACAGTGTAGTCATTCCCAGGCGGAATCCTCTCATCTACAGCCGGAGGAACAAGGAAGTTAAAGCAGCTCTGCAAAGAATATCGGGCAAGTATTTACAATGTTTTTGA